The Paenibacillus sophorae genome has a segment encoding these proteins:
- a CDS encoding flagellin — MIINHNIAALNTHRQLSINTANTNKNIEKLSSGLRINRAGDDAAGLAISEKMRGQIRGLDQASRNAQDGISLIQTAEGALSETHSILQRMREISNQSANGTNTDTDRNALQDEMNQLTSEINRIGNTTEFNTQKLLNGGIGSGDSSKVTQATSAKIELGAVTGAAVAATTFIKVDGQTFNLGGVTTTGNDAASAALLGAVTSGGTKLSDLVDIKVGGTGLEFTAKSEGKNSKIEFSQLADAAIGLGAAQAATVGDPTTVERAGLEGSAALGAAADTSIAAGSTFDITVGSESAVTVTLNEGTTAKTYDTFNTDTNVADAARQDLIKDVNAALQKAGLDGKVTASLSKNNEIQFISETGKDIKLTDGAAGTLASATGLAFTTAADMTTVTNVDQVVGAGAQGVGFSTKFQIGANTGQSMSLTINDVRSAALGITGNAGQAGFTTENTVTNGTNDVKAEAALNISTREDASKAIAVLDKATSAVSSERAKLGAVQNRLEHTINNLGTASENLTAAESRIRDVDMAKEMMEQTKNNILAQAAQAMLAQANQQPQGVLQLLR, encoded by the coding sequence ATGATTATCAACCACAATATCGCGGCGCTGAACACTCACCGCCAGCTGTCCATCAACACAGCTAACACGAACAAAAATATCGAGAAACTGTCTTCCGGTCTTCGCATCAACCGTGCTGGCGATGACGCTGCCGGCCTGGCAATCTCCGAAAAAATGCGCGGCCAAATCCGCGGTCTCGACCAAGCTTCCCGTAACGCTCAAGACGGCATTTCCTTGATCCAAACGGCTGAAGGCGCACTGAGCGAAACTCATAGCATCCTGCAACGTATGCGCGAAATCTCCAACCAATCCGCGAACGGAACGAACACGGATACTGACCGTAACGCTCTGCAAGACGAAATGAACCAACTGACTTCCGAAATCAACCGTATCGGCAACACTACTGAGTTCAATACTCAAAAATTGCTTAACGGCGGTATCGGTTCGGGAGATAGCAGCAAGGTTACTCAAGCAACTAGCGCTAAGATTGAGTTGGGCGCTGTTACAGGTGCGGCAGTTGCTGCTACCACATTCATAAAAGTAGACGGTCAAACATTCAACCTTGGTGGAGTTACAACTACTGGTAATGATGCAGCATCCGCTGCTCTGCTTGGTGCTGTTACATCTGGTGGTACTAAGCTGTCAGACCTGGTTGATATCAAAGTTGGCGGTACTGGTCTTGAGTTCACTGCTAAATCTGAGGGTAAAAACAGTAAGATCGAGTTTAGCCAACTTGCTGATGCAGCTATTGGTTTGGGCGCTGCTCAAGCTGCAACGGTAGGTGATCCAACTACAGTTGAACGTGCTGGACTAGAAGGATCCGCTGCACTTGGTGCAGCTGCCGATACTTCAATTGCTGCAGGTAGCACATTTGATATTACTGTAGGATCGGAAAGTGCAGTAACGGTTACCTTGAATGAGGGTACAACTGCTAAAACATATGACACTTTCAACACTGATACCAATGTTGCTGATGCAGCAAGACAAGATCTTATCAAGGACGTAAATGCTGCATTGCAAAAAGCTGGTCTTGACGGCAAGGTAACTGCTTCTCTGTCCAAAAACAATGAAATTCAATTTATTTCTGAAACAGGTAAAGATATCAAATTAACTGATGGAGCAGCTGGTACACTTGCATCTGCAACCGGTTTGGCATTTACAACAGCAGCAGACATGACTACTGTTACAAACGTTGACCAAGTAGTAGGCGCTGGTGCACAAGGAGTAGGTTTCTCCACTAAATTCCAAATCGGTGCTAACACAGGTCAATCGATGTCTCTGACAATCAATGACGTGCGTTCCGCTGCTCTGGGTATCACTGGCAATGCTGGACAAGCTGGCTTCACTACTGAAAACACCGTTACTAACGGTACAAACGATGTTAAAGCTGAAGCGGCTCTGAACATCTCTACTAGAGAAGATGCTTCCAAAGCTATCGCAGTTCTGGACAAAGCGACTTCGGCAGTTTCCAGCGAACGTGCTAAACTTGGTGCAGTTCAAAACCGTCTGGAACACACCATTAACAACTTGGGAACAGCTTCCGAGAACCTGACTGCTGCTGAATCCCGTATCCGTGACGTGGACATGGCGAAAGAAATGATGGAACAAACGAAGAACAACATCCTTGCTCAAGCTGCTCAAGCTATGTTGGCTCAAGCGAACCAACAACCGCAAGGCGTTCTGCAACTGCTCCGTTAA
- a CDS encoding flagellar protein FlaG, which yields MNVQFSLSASSPSGGQSRPEVKSSKGPVQPVDQSAPIRDAKDLTLKESQGVNVSIAEEQLIRTIERAVKSLQGPETILEVSVHEKTHDIMVKVLNKDTGELIREVPPEKTLDLVAKMMEIAGILIDEKI from the coding sequence ATGAATGTACAGTTTTCTCTTTCCGCTAGTTCGCCATCCGGTGGGCAAAGTAGACCCGAAGTAAAGTCAAGCAAAGGGCCGGTGCAGCCGGTTGACCAAAGTGCTCCGATTAGGGACGCAAAGGATTTGACTCTTAAGGAAAGCCAAGGAGTTAATGTTTCTATCGCCGAAGAACAACTCATTCGGACGATTGAGCGGGCAGTTAAATCTTTGCAGGGACCTGAGACGATACTTGAAGTCAGTGTTCACGAGAAGACTCATGATATCATGGTCAAGGTTCTGAATAAGGATACGGGAGAGCTTATTCGCGAAGTCCCGCCCGAGAAGACGTTGGATTTGGTAGCTAAAATGATGGAGATCGCCGGCATTTTAATTGATGAGAAAATATAA
- the fliW gene encoding flagellar assembly protein FliW has product MIIETLTWGELEVKEEQIYHFPKGIPGFDEETDFALIAMADTPFWVLQSVKEQSHSFLLGDPFAFYPSYEFELPDDEAEELQIETEVMVCCIITLKEEIEQSTINLLAPIVLNPVGRTGKQIVLHRAPYHTKHNLLQEQPVIDGKDGG; this is encoded by the coding sequence TTGATTATAGAAACGCTGACTTGGGGGGAACTTGAAGTGAAAGAAGAGCAGATTTATCATTTCCCCAAAGGAATTCCCGGATTTGATGAAGAGACGGATTTTGCCTTGATTGCTATGGCGGATACACCATTTTGGGTACTGCAATCGGTGAAGGAACAAAGCCACTCCTTTTTGTTGGGTGACCCTTTTGCCTTCTATCCATCTTATGAATTTGAACTGCCTGATGATGAGGCGGAGGAGCTGCAAATCGAAACGGAAGTGATGGTTTGTTGTATCATTACACTAAAGGAAGAGATTGAACAGTCCACGATTAATCTGTTAGCTCCAATTGTATTGAATCCTGTCGGCCGTACCGGAAAACAAATCGTGCTGCACCGAGCCCCTTATCATACGAAGCACAATCTGCTGCAAGAGCAGCCGGTTATCGACGGAAAGGATGGTGGATAA
- the fliD gene encoding flagellar filament capping protein FliD, which translates to MPLRINGFSGMDIDSMVKSLMTAKRVPLDKLNQQKTLLDWTRDSYREINSKLVDFRSNKLISKYGVSAAMNAQQAVVSGNTAALKAEASANATGIDMKVSITQLATKATLETKGAGTGLTTGSTLAEANATANGTPISAITDADKAQEYKLKVNGQSFTFKGSTGISTIISTINSNADAKVMASFDEITGKLILASKTSGSTGQVLLGAGVGDNTLLDAFKGIQQYTPPIGPATDVKPGVDAIVFINGTKMVKDSNIFTVNGVQMTLQATTVTVADPTVDPGAADTNKASITLTTDPQKAIDTIKGFIEDYNSLISVLNTKISEEKYRDFAPLTDEQKAEMKDDDITNWTAKAKSGLLKNDDILRSALSSMREVITTHIGDLSSVGITTGAYYEGGKLHLDENKLKQAVTDNPQRVLELFQGTVSAPNDGVFDKLASKINSTLDSLVSRVGTNKFSSDLTSSYKEESIMGKQLKEYNTRISTMQTNLNNAETRYYKQFTAMETAMSKLNSQSSNLLSSLGQS; encoded by the coding sequence ATGCCTCTACGTATTAACGGCTTTTCAGGAATGGATATAGACAGTATGGTTAAAAGTTTGATGACGGCCAAGCGTGTGCCGCTGGATAAGCTTAATCAGCAGAAAACGCTGCTGGACTGGACAAGAGACAGCTACCGCGAGATTAACAGCAAACTGGTTGATTTTCGTTCGAACAAGCTGATTAGCAAATATGGCGTTTCCGCAGCGATGAATGCGCAGCAAGCGGTAGTCAGCGGAAATACTGCTGCACTTAAGGCGGAAGCCTCCGCGAATGCAACGGGGATCGATATGAAGGTCAGTATTACCCAACTGGCTACGAAAGCAACGCTGGAGACTAAAGGGGCCGGAACGGGGCTTACTACAGGATCAACCTTGGCCGAAGCCAATGCGACAGCCAACGGGACACCGATCTCTGCGATCACGGATGCGGATAAAGCCCAAGAGTACAAGCTGAAGGTCAATGGTCAGAGTTTTACATTTAAGGGTTCGACAGGAATCTCCACCATCATTTCGACAATTAACTCAAACGCGGATGCCAAGGTTATGGCAAGTTTTGACGAGATAACCGGCAAGCTCATTCTGGCTTCCAAGACATCCGGATCGACCGGCCAAGTTCTACTCGGAGCGGGCGTGGGGGATAATACTCTTCTGGATGCGTTCAAAGGTATACAGCAGTACACGCCGCCTATCGGTCCCGCAACGGATGTTAAGCCGGGCGTGGACGCCATTGTGTTCATTAACGGAACCAAAATGGTCAAAGACAGCAATATCTTTACCGTGAACGGGGTTCAAATGACTTTGCAGGCAACGACGGTAACTGTAGCTGACCCAACGGTAGATCCCGGTGCCGCCGATACCAATAAGGCCAGCATTACACTAACAACCGACCCACAAAAAGCAATCGATACGATCAAGGGATTTATTGAAGACTACAACAGTTTGATTAGTGTGTTGAACACCAAGATTTCGGAAGAAAAATACCGTGATTTTGCGCCGCTGACCGACGAGCAGAAGGCGGAAATGAAAGATGACGATATCACGAACTGGACAGCCAAGGCCAAAAGCGGTCTTTTGAAAAATGACGATATTCTCAGAAGTGCACTTTCTTCCATGCGCGAGGTTATCACTACGCACATAGGCGATCTTAGCTCGGTAGGGATTACAACCGGAGCCTATTATGAAGGCGGAAAATTGCACCTGGACGAAAACAAGCTGAAGCAGGCGGTAACCGATAATCCGCAACGAGTGCTGGAATTATTCCAAGGCACCGTCAGTGCTCCGAATGATGGGGTATTCGATAAGCTGGCTTCCAAAATCAACAGCACCTTGGACAGCCTCGTATCCAGAGTAGGCACCAATAAATTCTCCAGTGATCTTACCAGCAGCTATAAAGAAGAAAGTATTATGGGCAAGCAGCTTAAAGAGTATAATACTCGGATCAGCACGATGCAGACCAACCTGAATAATGCCGAAACACGCTATTATAAACAATTCACAGCTATGGAAACCGCTATGAGCAAATTGAATTCACAATCTTCGAACCTGCTATCCAGCCTGGGACAATCCTAA
- a CDS encoding cold shock domain-containing protein translates to MEGKVKWFNAEKGYGFIETAEGGDVFVHFSAIQTDGFKTLEEGQSVEFDIVEGARGPQAANVIKL, encoded by the coding sequence ATGGAAGGTAAAGTAAAATGGTTTAACGCAGAAAAAGGTTACGGTTTCATCGAGACTGCAGAAGGCGGCGACGTATTCGTTCACTTCTCCGCGATCCAAACTGATGGATTCAAAACGCTGGAAGAAGGACAATCGGTTGAGTTTGACATCGTGGAAGGCGCACGCGGACCACAAGCAGCTAACGTAATCAAATTATAA
- the csrA gene encoding carbon storage regulator CsrA: MLVLSRKKGETIVIQDQIELTILSVDGDTVKVGISAPKHVDIFRKEVYLSIQEANRESAAPQQSDLNALIDRLRGPDN, translated from the coding sequence ATGCTTGTTCTTTCCCGCAAAAAAGGAGAGACCATCGTTATCCAAGACCAGATTGAGCTGACGATTTTGAGTGTTGATGGGGACACGGTAAAGGTAGGCATCTCTGCTCCCAAACATGTGGATATTTTCCGTAAAGAAGTCTATCTTTCCATCCAGGAGGCCAACCGCGAGTCAGCAGCTCCTCAACAGTCAGATTTGAATGCCCTAATCGATCGGCTTCGTGGGCCGGATAACTGA
- a CDS encoding S-layer homology domain-containing protein: MKKFWRGLLTGMLGIGMVFGSLSAASAAPTPKDIQGHWAQSKVQDWLDKGYLTGYPDGTFKPNKAITRAEYVALINRLFSFKDTATVTFTDVKTSSWAYSEVAKAVKAGYIRGYENNTFRPGNPITRQEAAVIAANVLRLSNDTTSTTFKDAAQISIWARGAVAATANLKIINGYPNGTFAPKKSLTRAEAVNIVGNSAAHYSGGASATPTPTPTPSATPAPTPSAGTGGGGGGDTVVYPTVSGATYSHVGAVTADVYLTSNVTGSVYYVVAPGTAALPTVNDVYLGSAGSGVAVANKGFKAATAGSTVSFSVYGLTADTNYSAFIILVDQYGNKSLSAARLDFKTAASTVTGITYAAPGASTTVTSVVYVTYGAVGNPAGQIRYVVIPSDPSIATGAAAPNAVQVWNGQNAAGTAVGSGWRGTLPTVAAGTRTPITITGLASGKEYKVYLVAGNGSGGYSSVEVVTVQTK; the protein is encoded by the coding sequence ATGAAAAAGTTTTGGCGCGGTCTTCTGACCGGCATGCTTGGAATCGGGATGGTGTTCGGCTCGCTTAGCGCCGCATCCGCCGCCCCCACGCCTAAGGACATTCAAGGGCACTGGGCGCAAAGCAAAGTGCAGGACTGGTTGGACAAAGGATATTTGACGGGCTACCCGGACGGCACCTTTAAACCGAACAAAGCGATTACACGAGCGGAATATGTGGCCCTGATCAATCGTCTGTTCAGCTTTAAAGATACTGCAACGGTTACTTTTACCGATGTCAAGACCTCGAGCTGGGCTTACAGCGAGGTAGCGAAAGCGGTTAAAGCCGGCTATATCCGTGGCTATGAGAATAACACCTTCCGTCCGGGCAATCCGATTACACGCCAGGAGGCGGCGGTTATTGCCGCAAATGTGCTGCGTCTGAGCAACGATACGACGTCGACGACGTTCAAGGATGCTGCGCAAATCTCGATCTGGGCCCGTGGAGCGGTTGCAGCGACGGCCAATCTGAAGATTATTAACGGCTATCCGAATGGCACGTTCGCCCCGAAGAAATCGCTTACTCGCGCGGAGGCGGTAAACATCGTCGGGAATTCGGCTGCCCACTATTCAGGCGGAGCAAGCGCGACACCAACTCCTACACCGACTCCGTCGGCAACGCCTGCTCCGACACCTTCTGCCGGTACTGGCGGCGGTGGCGGCGGAGACACAGTCGTGTATCCGACGGTTAGCGGAGCAACCTACAGCCATGTAGGCGCGGTAACTGCTGATGTCTACTTGACATCCAACGTCACCGGTTCGGTATACTATGTGGTCGCACCCGGTACGGCGGCACTGCCAACTGTTAACGACGTGTACCTTGGTTCGGCGGGAAGCGGCGTTGCAGTCGCCAATAAAGGATTCAAAGCCGCGACAGCCGGCAGCACGGTATCCTTCTCTGTCTATGGACTGACAGCCGATACGAATTATTCCGCATTTATAATTCTTGTTGATCAATACGGCAATAAGTCGTTGAGTGCAGCAAGATTGGACTTCAAAACGGCGGCCAGCACCGTAACTGGAATCACATACGCTGCCCCGGGAGCGTCGACTACCGTTACATCGGTGGTATACGTGACCTATGGAGCGGTTGGTAACCCCGCAGGCCAAATCCGTTATGTCGTGATTCCGTCCGACCCGTCGATTGCCACGGGAGCCGCAGCTCCTAACGCCGTACAGGTATGGAACGGGCAAAACGCTGCGGGTACGGCAGTGGGCAGCGGCTGGAGAGGAACGCTTCCGACTGTTGCGGCCGGGACCCGAACTCCAATTACAATTACCGGTCTTGCCAGCGGTAAGGAATACAAGGTTTATCTTGTAGCGGGCAACGGCAGCGGAGGTTATTCGTCGGTGGAAGTCGTCACCGTACAGACTAAGTAA
- the flgL gene encoding flagellar hook-associated protein FlgL, translating to MLRVTSNMMNSQLLLNLNRNARTMNDTQLQLSSGRKINKPSDDPVGITYSLRYRAELSSNEQYTKNVDSALSWLDYNDTVLGQAGDVVQRLRELTVQASTGSNPQSALDSINQEVMQLKEQLVDISNSKLNGKYIFNGEQYNTKPYDFAKGSDGTYDVSKNITTDTGQIQYIVGEGVQMPINMTGNDVFGHTGDADNIFTIINNISSSLTSGDLVGVSSQLDKIDTRVETILSSRAEIGAKTNRVELIRDRLSDLNINLTDLQAKTEDADYEGLIMQSKIQENIYNASLSVGAKIISTSLVDFIR from the coding sequence ATGCTGAGGGTCACCTCCAACATGATGAATTCACAGCTGTTGCTTAATCTGAACCGGAATGCTCGTACCATGAATGATACACAGCTGCAGCTGTCCAGCGGTCGCAAAATCAATAAGCCCTCCGATGATCCTGTGGGCATTACTTATTCCTTGCGTTACCGGGCTGAGCTTTCCTCAAATGAGCAGTATACGAAGAATGTAGACAGCGCACTTTCCTGGCTGGACTATAATGATACGGTGCTGGGACAAGCTGGAGATGTCGTTCAGCGTCTGCGGGAGTTGACCGTACAAGCTTCCACAGGCAGCAACCCTCAGTCGGCACTGGATAGCATCAATCAAGAAGTGATGCAGCTTAAGGAGCAGCTTGTAGACATTTCCAACAGCAAGCTGAACGGTAAATATATATTCAATGGTGAGCAGTATAATACGAAGCCCTATGATTTTGCTAAGGGTTCAGATGGCACATATGATGTTTCTAAGAATATCACTACGGATACAGGACAGATTCAGTACATTGTAGGTGAAGGCGTGCAGATGCCGATTAATATGACCGGGAATGATGTGTTTGGCCATACCGGAGATGCGGACAATATATTTACGATTATTAACAATATTTCCAGTTCATTGACATCAGGCGATCTTGTCGGAGTTTCTAGTCAGTTGGATAAAATCGACACGCGTGTAGAAACCATCCTATCCTCCCGTGCTGAAATCGGGGCCAAAACCAATCGTGTGGAATTAATACGGGATCGGCTCAGCGACTTGAACATTAATCTTACAGATCTGCAAGCAAAGACCGAGGATGCCGATTATGAGGGCTTGATTATGCAATCCAAGATTCAAGAGAACATTTACAATGCGTCTTTGTCAGTGGGTGCCAAGATCATATCTACCTCTCTCGTTGATTTCATCAGATAA
- the flgK gene encoding flagellar hook-associated protein FlgK, with protein sequence MTSTFHSIETARRSLFTQTAALNTTGHNIANANTEGYTRQRVNMKAASPIEAYGLTNSTVPGQLGTGVEFTSIERIREMFLDEQYRGENAAHGNWSIQSDTLDKLEAIVNEPSDTGIRTVLDNFWKSWSDLSKNPEDPTARKIVVQTAQSLTDAMNYMSTQLSNLDSDLNENIATKAQEIQTHLNAITDLNRSIAKIEGMGDRANDLRDQRDLLTDKLSKIVNITVVETDAGYNISLGTRALVQGAANPAAVNSAFLNDAYTSGDLRAGEAYGMILSSRNYVADYKKQLDDMAGTIANGNVEITLPSGSNLPEGTVLTNDAEIKQADGTVVTLAAGQAMPKGAALYEDVKTLVKGLNGLHQLGYAMDGSSGRSFFTASDGSSTITAGNIKLNADIVADVSLFATSLRTSLDTAGNPQVIKGNNTLALLMSNLKDNSTFTTSDGSKSGTVGSYLSSMVGQLGIQSQEAARQTDNADYLVEQVNSRRQSVSGVSLDEEMSNMLVFQHAYSAAARFMTTYDEMLDKLINSTGTVGR encoded by the coding sequence ATGACATCCACATTTCATTCCATAGAGACGGCAAGACGAAGTCTCTTTACCCAAACGGCTGCCCTAAATACAACCGGCCACAATATTGCCAACGCCAACACGGAAGGCTATACGCGCCAGCGGGTAAATATGAAAGCAGCCAGTCCAATTGAAGCTTATGGACTTACCAATTCAACCGTTCCCGGGCAGCTGGGTACGGGCGTGGAATTTACCTCCATCGAACGGATTCGCGAGATGTTCCTGGATGAACAGTACCGCGGAGAGAATGCTGCCCATGGCAACTGGAGCATCCAATCCGACACCCTTGATAAGCTGGAAGCGATTGTTAACGAACCGTCGGATACAGGGATCCGCACAGTATTGGATAACTTTTGGAAGTCCTGGTCTGACCTAAGCAAGAATCCCGAGGATCCCACCGCACGTAAAATCGTAGTGCAAACTGCACAATCCCTTACGGATGCGATGAACTATATGAGCACCCAATTGAGTAATCTGGATAGCGATCTCAATGAGAATATTGCCACTAAAGCACAAGAAATCCAGACACACTTGAATGCCATAACCGATCTGAATCGATCAATTGCCAAGATTGAGGGTATGGGGGACCGCGCCAACGATTTGCGGGATCAGCGCGACCTCTTGACGGATAAGCTATCCAAGATTGTCAACATTACTGTGGTAGAAACCGATGCAGGCTATAACATTTCTTTGGGAACACGGGCGCTTGTTCAGGGGGCGGCAAATCCCGCTGCCGTAAACAGCGCATTTCTCAATGACGCCTATACCTCGGGAGATCTGAGGGCCGGTGAAGCTTACGGCATGATTTTGTCCAGCAGGAATTATGTCGCTGATTACAAGAAGCAGCTTGATGATATGGCGGGTACGATTGCCAATGGGAATGTAGAAATCACACTTCCTTCCGGCTCCAATCTTCCAGAGGGAACCGTGCTTACCAATGATGCCGAGATTAAACAGGCTGATGGAACAGTAGTTACTTTGGCGGCAGGCCAAGCAATGCCTAAGGGGGCTGCCCTGTACGAGGATGTTAAGACCTTAGTCAAAGGGTTGAACGGATTGCACCAACTGGGTTATGCCATGGATGGAAGTTCAGGCCGTTCTTTCTTCACCGCCTCGGACGGCAGCAGCACGATCACCGCCGGTAACATAAAGCTGAATGCAGATATAGTGGCTGATGTGTCCCTGTTTGCAACATCGCTGCGCACATCGCTGGACACTGCTGGGAATCCTCAGGTTATTAAGGGCAACAATACTCTGGCGCTGCTGATGAGCAATCTGAAAGACAACAGTACTTTTACTACATCGGATGGTTCCAAGTCAGGAACGGTCGGTTCTTACCTTAGCTCGATGGTCGGACAGCTTGGTATTCAATCTCAAGAAGCAGCCCGTCAGACGGATAATGCCGATTATCTTGTAGAACAGGTAAACTCCCGCCGTCAATCGGTCAGCGGCGTATCCCTGGATGAAGAAATGTCGAATATGCTGGTGTTCCAGCATGCATACAGTGCCGCGGCCCGTTTCATGACAACTTATGACGAGATGCTTGATAAATTAATTAATTCTACCGGCACAGTCGGAAGATAG
- a CDS encoding flagellar protein FliT codes for MNNLIGQLDQLTKGIISILHETSYEELESFVEERQRIVDAIGDEAVSCQPTSEQKQEIRRIMEHDSEILARMNTLRLEAQDWLQKRNQAKAQRSAYEAGYTPDSILMDRKK; via the coding sequence ATGAATAATCTCATTGGGCAGTTGGATCAACTTACTAAGGGTATCATCTCCATTCTTCACGAGACCTCTTACGAGGAATTGGAGTCCTTTGTGGAGGAACGCCAGAGAATTGTTGATGCCATTGGTGATGAAGCCGTATCCTGCCAACCAACATCAGAGCAAAAGCAGGAAATCCGTCGAATTATGGAACATGATTCCGAGATTCTCGCCCGGATGAATACACTGCGTCTGGAGGCTCAGGATTGGCTCCAGAAGCGCAATCAGGCCAAGGCCCAACGCAGCGCTTACGAGGCCGGGTACACCCCGGACAGCATTCTAATGGATCGAAAAAAATAA
- the fliS gene encoding flagellar export chaperone FliS, with protein sequence MITSPYEKYRQSSVQTSNPAQLVIMLYDGAIRFVRTGLDALKKQDYEKTSLNFGKAQTIVSELMSTLDFTYEISKNLYSLYEYTNHLLIEANIRKNEEKANEAIGYLTELRETWLQASKLSGNQTQAESANE encoded by the coding sequence TTGATAACATCTCCTTATGAAAAATACCGGCAATCTTCAGTGCAGACTTCCAACCCGGCGCAGCTGGTCATTATGCTGTACGATGGAGCAATTCGTTTCGTCCGCACAGGTTTGGATGCTCTGAAAAAACAAGACTATGAGAAGACAAGTCTTAACTTCGGCAAAGCCCAGACGATTGTAAGCGAACTGATGTCCACACTGGACTTTACCTATGAAATTTCCAAAAATCTGTATTCGCTCTATGAATATACCAACCATCTTCTTATTGAAGCCAATATCCGAAAAAATGAAGAAAAAGCAAATGAAGCGATCGGTTATTTGACCGAGCTGCGGGAAACATGGCTGCAGGCATCCAAGTTGTCCGGCAACCAAACACAGGCAGAAAGCGCAAATGAATAA
- a CDS encoding DUF6470 family protein — MLQPILQIRQTPAVIGIDSDPGTYSIKQPKAEVKITTTPGELNVESFRPDLTIDQSRARAAYNGGSVLDMNKRIYSGIQQLYLQNLARKVEQGNRMAEFFKPGNTIAEVYGSDTEPNSFPEPRGPASYDNVDIHFETRAPRIEFRPAQVDIQVERNRPEIEYTRGKLDIYMQQYASVQFIPPEVNVQM, encoded by the coding sequence TTGCTGCAGCCCATTTTGCAAATACGCCAGACTCCTGCTGTAATCGGTATTGATTCTGATCCCGGAACTTACTCCATAAAGCAGCCTAAGGCTGAAGTGAAGATAACGACTACTCCGGGAGAGCTTAATGTGGAGTCTTTTAGGCCAGACCTTACCATTGATCAATCCAGAGCACGGGCGGCTTATAATGGAGGCAGCGTGCTGGATATGAATAAGCGTATATATTCCGGTATTCAGCAGCTGTATCTGCAGAATCTTGCCCGAAAGGTGGAGCAGGGGAACCGGATGGCGGAGTTTTTCAAGCCGGGCAATACGATAGCCGAAGTATACGGATCGGATACCGAACCTAATTCATTTCCGGAGCCGCGCGGACCGGCATCGTATGACAACGTGGACATCCACTTTGAGACTAGAGCACCGCGAATTGAATTTCGTCCGGCTCAAGTTGATATCCAGGTGGAAAGGAATCGACCGGAGATCGAATACACCCGTGGCAAATTAGATATATACATGCAGCAATATGCTTCCGTGCAGTTTATTCCGCCGGAAGTGAATGTTCAAATGTAG
- the hpf gene encoding ribosome hibernation-promoting factor, HPF/YfiA family yields MQFSIRGQQIEVTDALREYVDKKLSRLEKYFDAPPTQEGYVTLSVLRGLHTVEVTIPLAGVTLRAEVRSEDMYASIDGVVDKLERQIRKHKTKLNRKFRQEGSLKTLFVENGSPGSVALEEQDEELEVVRNKRFTLKPMDVEEAILQMNMVGHNFFVFSNIDTSEVSVVYKRNDGKYGLIEQG; encoded by the coding sequence ATGCAATTCAGCATTCGAGGTCAACAAATTGAAGTGACCGACGCTTTGAGAGAGTATGTTGATAAGAAGCTCAGCAGACTTGAGAAGTATTTCGATGCGCCCCCTACCCAGGAAGGATACGTGACGCTCAGCGTGTTACGGGGTCTTCATACGGTGGAAGTGACTATCCCGCTGGCCGGTGTCACGCTTCGGGCGGAAGTCCGCAGCGAAGATATGTATGCTTCTATCGACGGTGTAGTGGACAAGCTGGAGCGCCAAATCCGCAAGCATAAGACCAAGCTCAATCGGAAGTTCCGTCAGGAAGGAAGCCTGAAGACGCTTTTCGTGGAAAATGGATCGCCGGGTTCCGTCGCCTTGGAGGAACAGGATGAAGAATTGGAGGTCGTGCGCAACAAACGCTTCACATTGAAGCCGATGGACGTGGAGGAAGCAATCCTGCAAATGAATATGGTGGGTCATAATTTCTTTGTATTTTCCAACATTGACACTTCCGAGGTTAGCGTCGTGTATAAACGCAATGACGGCAAGTACGGATTGATTGAGCAGGGTTGA